A window of the Chitinispirillales bacterium ANBcel5 genome harbors these coding sequences:
- a CDS encoding radical SAM protein: MSIRQKPPHSHQTNQIRLVAWEVTRSCNLKCRHCRASAGNGPYKDEFSTEECEQVLTNIASFAKPIVILTGGEPMLRPDIYHLAKLGTDLGLKMVMAPCGTFLTPLTCIQLKMAGIQRISLSLDGATARTHDKFRGVEGAFTSVLAGAAAARAAQLEFQINTTVTRINVGELSEIFELAKQIGAVSFHPFLLVPTGRGKQLADFVLSAQEYERVLNWVYEKRGSEGISIKPTCAPHYYRVLRQREREAGRTVSYQSHGLDAVTRGCLGGHGFAFISHTGSVQMCGFLEKSAGNLRDTAMDFKAIWHESIFFKEIRNIANYKGRCGICKYRTVCGGCRARAFAISGNYYSEEPFCIYEPKVVEEKACE, from the coding sequence ATGAGTATACGTCAAAAACCACCACATTCTCACCAAACAAACCAGATTCGCCTTGTTGCCTGGGAAGTGACCCGATCCTGTAATCTTAAGTGTCGTCATTGCAGGGCTTCAGCTGGTAACGGCCCCTATAAAGATGAGTTCAGTACTGAGGAGTGTGAGCAAGTACTAACAAATATAGCTTCCTTTGCAAAGCCCATTGTCATCCTTACCGGTGGCGAACCAATGCTTCGACCTGATATTTATCATCTGGCAAAATTGGGAACAGATCTGGGGCTTAAAATGGTCATGGCTCCCTGTGGCACATTCTTAACACCTCTAACCTGTATACAGTTAAAAATGGCAGGTATACAGCGTATATCATTGAGCCTTGATGGTGCAACAGCCAGGACCCACGATAAGTTCAGGGGTGTTGAGGGTGCCTTTACATCGGTGCTTGCCGGAGCTGCTGCTGCAAGAGCCGCACAGCTTGAATTTCAGATCAATACCACTGTAACCAGGATCAATGTCGGTGAACTTTCAGAAATTTTCGAGCTTGCCAAACAGATTGGTGCAGTATCCTTTCACCCCTTTCTTCTTGTTCCAACCGGCAGAGGTAAACAGCTTGCCGATTTTGTACTCTCTGCTCAGGAGTATGAGCGTGTTTTAAACTGGGTTTATGAAAAAAGAGGTTCTGAAGGCATTTCAATAAAACCAACCTGTGCCCCTCATTATTACAGGGTACTTCGTCAAAGGGAAAGGGAGGCCGGGAGAACCGTTTCGTATCAGAGTCATGGACTTGACGCAGTAACCAGGGGGTGTCTTGGAGGTCACGGATTTGCTTTCATTTCACACACTGGGAGTGTACAGATGTGTGGCTTTCTCGAAAAATCTGCCGGCAATCTCAGAGATACCGCCATGGATTTCAAAGCTATTTGGCACGAGTCGATATTTTTTAAAGAGATTAGAAACATCGCTAACTACAAAGGCCGGTGTGGTATTTGCAAGTACAGAACAGTCTGTGGTGGCTGCAGGGCACGAGCCTTCGCTATTTCCGGAAATTACTATTCTGAAGAGCCATTTTGTATTTATGAACCAAAAGTCGTAGAGGAGAAGGCCTGTGAGTAA
- the hemB gene encoding porphobilinogen synthase has protein sequence MRYPYIRMRRLRQNSVLRSMVRETRLTVDSFVLPYFVRHGNGIREPIASMPDYFRLSIDELLKDCGEAMDLGIKSVLLFGIPERKDHHGTAACEDDGIVQTTIKALKDKYPHLLVITDVCNCEYTDHGHCGPVIDGDVHNDTTVEILARQALSHAKAGCDMVAPSDMMDGRVQQIREILDDNGFSNLPILSYAAKYASSFYSPFRDAAGTTPSFGDRKSYQMDMGNSAEALREAALDIDEGADILMVKPALAYLDIVRRIKERFEVPVAAYNVSGEYSMVKAAAAKGWLDEECSMMEILTSIRRAGADIIISYWAQKAARIING, from the coding sequence ATGAGATATCCGTATATACGGATGCGCAGGTTAAGACAGAACAGTGTATTACGTTCCATGGTAAGAGAAACAAGGCTTACCGTTGATAGTTTTGTGCTCCCTTATTTCGTAAGACACGGAAATGGCATACGGGAGCCTATTGCTTCGATGCCCGATTATTTCAGGCTTTCCATTGATGAGCTTTTAAAGGATTGTGGTGAAGCTATGGATCTTGGAATCAAATCGGTGCTTTTGTTTGGTATTCCAGAAAGAAAAGATCACCATGGTACAGCTGCCTGTGAAGACGATGGTATAGTACAGACAACCATAAAGGCTCTGAAAGATAAATATCCGCACCTTTTGGTTATTACAGATGTGTGCAACTGTGAATATACTGATCATGGTCATTGCGGACCGGTTATAGATGGTGATGTACATAATGATACCACCGTAGAAATTCTTGCACGACAGGCATTGTCTCATGCAAAAGCCGGGTGTGATATGGTTGCTCCAAGTGATATGATGGATGGAAGAGTCCAACAGATAAGGGAAATACTTGATGATAACGGGTTTTCAAATCTTCCGATACTGTCCTATGCTGCAAAATACGCATCATCATTTTACAGTCCGTTCAGAGATGCCGCAGGTACCACACCATCCTTTGGGGATCGAAAAAGTTATCAAATGGACATGGGTAACAGCGCTGAAGCACTTAGGGAAGCTGCACTGGATATTGATGAAGGAGCCGATATATTAATGGTAAAACCGGCACTTGCCTATCTTGATATAGTTCGCAGAATAAAGGAGCGCTTTGAGGTACCTGTTGCGGCTTACAATGTAAGCGGAGAGTACTCGATGGTTAAAGCCGCTGCTGCCAAGGGCTGGCTTGATGAGGAATGTTCGATGATGGAGATACTGACCAGCATAAGACGAGCAGGAGCCGATATTATCATTTCATACTGGGCACAGAAAGCGGCCAGAATTATCAATGGATGA
- the ahbC gene encoding 12,18-didecarboxysiroheme deacetylase — translation MIGISKLYCGTVESSDALRYNRESGKLPSQLLQFSKDKKPVIVWNVGRRCNLRCIHCYSHSKNIEYTDELSTAQAEVIIKDLADFGCPVILFSGGEPLMRKDIFHLAKCARAFGMRVVFSTNGTLITKKIAEQCKTIGVSYVGVSLDGLETVNDRFRGVKGSFQKALQGIRNCLDAGVKVGLRFTINRHNASDIPGIFDLIERENIPRVCFYHLVYSGRGQNIMDEDLGHDQTRRMVDLIIDRTADLHQRGIKKEVLTVDNHADGIYLYLRMKREGAPGAADVLKLLKMNGGNSSANGIGCISWDGEVYPDQFWRQLSLGNVRNRSFSTLWTDFSNPLLRSLRDRKALLKGKCGRCVWQDICNGNFRARAQALYGDMWAEDPACFLTEDEIANRVE, via the coding sequence ATGATTGGGATTTCAAAGCTCTACTGTGGAACCGTTGAGTCTTCCGATGCCCTGAGATACAATAGGGAATCTGGTAAACTCCCCTCTCAACTACTGCAGTTTTCTAAGGATAAAAAACCGGTGATTGTTTGGAATGTTGGCCGTAGATGTAATCTTCGTTGTATTCACTGCTACTCCCACTCAAAAAATATCGAATATACTGATGAGCTCTCGACTGCTCAGGCTGAAGTTATAATTAAAGATCTGGCTGATTTTGGTTGTCCGGTTATTCTGTTTTCTGGCGGGGAACCACTTATGCGAAAAGATATCTTCCATTTGGCAAAGTGCGCTCGGGCATTTGGGATGAGAGTTGTTTTTTCCACCAACGGTACTCTCATCACCAAAAAAATAGCGGAACAGTGTAAAACCATTGGAGTTTCCTATGTAGGTGTGAGCCTGGATGGGCTCGAAACTGTAAATGATAGGTTCAGGGGCGTAAAAGGTTCCTTCCAAAAAGCGTTACAGGGTATCAGAAACTGTCTTGATGCCGGAGTCAAGGTAGGGTTACGGTTTACAATAAACAGGCATAATGCATCTGATATACCTGGCATATTCGATCTTATTGAGCGGGAAAACATTCCAAGGGTATGTTTTTATCACTTGGTTTACAGTGGCAGAGGTCAAAACATTATGGATGAAGATCTGGGACATGACCAAACAAGGCGTATGGTTGATTTGATCATCGACAGAACCGCTGATCTCCATCAGCGTGGGATTAAAAAAGAGGTACTGACCGTTGATAATCATGCTGATGGAATCTATCTTTATCTTCGCATGAAACGGGAGGGAGCTCCAGGGGCAGCAGATGTGCTAAAGCTGCTTAAAATGAATGGTGGGAACAGTTCTGCAAATGGCATAGGCTGTATTAGCTGGGATGGAGAGGTGTATCCTGATCAGTTCTGGCGGCAACTATCGCTTGGAAATGTAAGGAACCGTTCTTTTAGTACACTATGGACCGACTTTTCAAATCCCCTCCTACGTTCTCTGAGGGATCGAAAGGCTTTGCTTAAAGGTAAGTGTGGGAGGTGTGTATGGCAGGACATCTGCAATGGAAATTTCAGAGCCCGTGCACAGGCGCTTTATGGAGATATGTGGGCAGAGGATCCGGCTTGTTTCTTAACAGAAGATGAGATTGCAAACAGAGTAGAATAG
- the cobA gene encoding uroporphyrinogen-III C-methyltransferase, which translates to MNSNRGANGKAILLGAGPGDPELITVKGIKALSQADVIVYDYLASQELLMHAPEYAEKIYVGKKAGSHTMKQSEINELLVRKTLEGKLVVRLKGGDPFVFGRGGEECQALAQAGCEFEIIPGITSGIAAATYAGIPVTHRTMASSVALITGHEDPLKAQSSFDWQYLSRGVDTLVFFMGVGNLESIAKKLIKNGRPGSTPVAVIRWGTTSEQQTVTATLDTIASEAVAAGITPPAVIVIGDVVKLRSQIAWFEKKPLFGRTIINTRSREQASVLTSKLKELGANVIELPTIRIVPYGAGSELECAIEMIAAFDWLIFTSPNGVRSFFDLLIQQYKDIRHIGGVKIACIGPATADALKKYSIAATVVAKEAVAEGLINELERACEGWNGKRVMIPRAEVARDVLPLTLKNWGAEVTVVPAYRTVPPEKHDKAILDRIRDDNYDLVTFSSSSTFRNFLDLFGSSEHQILKTLRGASIGPVTSTTMKEFGVCPVLEATEHTIKGLVSAMKEYFRI; encoded by the coding sequence ATGAATTCAAACAGGGGCGCAAATGGCAAAGCTATTCTGCTTGGAGCCGGGCCGGGAGATCCTGAACTCATTACTGTTAAAGGCATAAAAGCCCTGAGTCAGGCAGATGTTATCGTTTACGACTATCTTGCTTCCCAGGAATTACTAATGCATGCTCCTGAATACGCAGAAAAAATCTATGTGGGAAAAAAGGCTGGAAGCCATACAATGAAACAGAGCGAAATTAATGAGCTTCTGGTCAGAAAAACGCTTGAAGGAAAGTTGGTTGTAAGGCTAAAGGGTGGGGATCCGTTTGTTTTTGGCCGTGGTGGAGAGGAGTGTCAGGCCCTCGCACAGGCTGGATGCGAGTTTGAAATTATACCCGGGATCACTTCAGGCATAGCAGCTGCAACGTATGCAGGTATACCTGTTACCCATCGCACGATGGCTTCATCGGTTGCTCTGATTACCGGGCATGAAGATCCTCTTAAAGCGCAATCAAGCTTTGACTGGCAATATCTCTCCCGTGGCGTTGATACACTCGTTTTTTTTATGGGAGTGGGAAATCTCGAATCAATTGCTAAAAAGCTTATTAAAAACGGACGGCCAGGCTCAACTCCGGTTGCTGTAATACGTTGGGGAACAACTTCTGAACAGCAGACTGTTACTGCTACTCTCGACACTATAGCTTCAGAGGCAGTTGCTGCAGGCATCACACCGCCCGCAGTTATAGTCATTGGGGATGTGGTTAAGCTTAGGTCTCAGATTGCATGGTTTGAAAAGAAACCACTTTTTGGCAGAACAATCATTAATACCCGCTCCAGGGAACAGGCTTCTGTTTTAACATCTAAGCTTAAAGAGCTTGGAGCAAACGTCATAGAGCTCCCTACAATCCGAATTGTTCCTTATGGAGCCGGCAGTGAGCTTGAATGTGCTATCGAAATGATAGCTGCATTTGACTGGCTTATCTTTACCAGTCCTAATGGTGTACGTTCATTCTTTGATCTGTTAATTCAGCAATACAAAGACATACGGCACATCGGTGGAGTAAAAATTGCCTGTATAGGCCCTGCTACAGCCGATGCTTTAAAAAAATACTCGATAGCAGCTACCGTTGTGGCAAAAGAGGCTGTTGCAGAGGGGCTCATAAATGAGCTTGAAAGAGCTTGTGAAGGGTGGAATGGAAAACGGGTGATGATACCGAGAGCTGAGGTCGCGAGGGATGTTTTACCCCTGACACTCAAAAACTGGGGTGCAGAGGTTACAGTTGTGCCTGCTTACCGCACGGTTCCACCTGAAAAACATGATAAAGCTATTCTTGATAGAATAAGAGACGATAACTATGATCTTGTTACTTTTTCGAGCTCATCGACTTTCAGAAATTTTTTAGACCTTTTTGGTTCTTCAGAACATCAAATACTTAAAACATTGCGGGGGGCAAGTATTGGTCCTGTGACCTCTACGACAATGAAAGAGTTTGGTGTATGTCCTGTACTGGAAGCAACTGAGCACACAATAAAAGGCCTGGTTAGTGCTATGAAGGAGTATTTCAGAATATGA
- the hemC gene encoding hydroxymethylbilane synthase produces MRKFRIATRGSDLASAQTNLVISMMQQRNADLEFEVITLKTTGDRVTDRPLFSFRGTGVFVKEIQNALLSGEADLAVHSLKDMPVQEHEKLIIAATPLRTNPHDLFITKDNSNLETIHSGAVVGTSSPRRMLQLKAFRKDLNFLDLRGNVNTRLKKLYEGKYDAIVLAAAGIERLGKKLNNTSLIPASVCLPAAGQGILAVECREDDSEAKQVAELINHKHTMVEALCERTFLHTVGGGCAMPVAALAKTENSKIRIDGMIGDPNTGKVLRMSYDSSCSQSDEAGKQLAQMMVKACESRGIKLK; encoded by the coding sequence ATGAGAAAGTTTAGAATCGCCACCCGTGGAAGTGATCTTGCTTCGGCCCAGACTAATCTGGTAATTAGCATGATGCAACAGAGAAACGCTGATCTTGAATTTGAGGTAATAACGCTAAAGACAACCGGAGATCGGGTTACCGACCGACCACTTTTTTCTTTCAGGGGTACCGGGGTTTTCGTAAAGGAAATTCAGAATGCCTTACTTTCGGGGGAAGCTGATCTTGCGGTCCACAGTCTTAAGGATATGCCGGTTCAAGAGCATGAAAAACTGATCATTGCCGCGACTCCACTCCGTACTAATCCTCATGACCTTTTTATAACAAAAGACAACAGCAATTTAGAAACAATACACTCCGGTGCAGTTGTAGGCACAAGCAGTCCACGAAGAATGTTACAACTAAAAGCGTTTAGAAAAGATCTTAACTTTCTCGATCTGCGCGGTAATGTTAACACCCGGTTAAAAAAGTTATACGAAGGTAAGTATGATGCGATTGTGCTGGCTGCGGCAGGTATCGAACGATTGGGTAAAAAGCTTAACAATACTTCACTGATTCCCGCGTCGGTCTGTCTTCCGGCTGCAGGACAGGGAATTCTGGCCGTTGAATGTCGTGAGGATGATTCTGAAGCGAAGCAAGTCGCGGAGCTTATCAATCATAAACACACTATGGTCGAGGCTTTATGTGAGAGAACGTTTCTTCATACGGTTGGGGGAGGGTGCGCAATGCCTGTGGCTGCTTTGGCTAAGACAGAAAATAGTAAAATTCGTATAGATGGTATGATCGGGGATCCAAATACCGGAAAAGTGTTGAGAATGAGCTATGATTCATCCTGCAGTCAGTCTGATGAAGCAGGTAAGCAGCTTGCGCAAATGATGGTCAAAGCGTGTGAATCGAGGGGGATAAAACTGAAATGA
- a CDS encoding bifunctional precorrin-2 dehydrogenase/sirohydrochlorin ferrochelatase produces the protein MKNSDQKNRYFPVYIDLHQKPCLVVGGGSVAQRKTESLLSAGAEIRIIAPQVTSELKMLNQSKKIQWIPGTYDTSYVDRVTLVIAATSDPNVNQKVYDDCADRNILVNVVDEPQRCSFIVPAVLNRGDIQVSVSTGGAAPTLAGQIRDKIAEVITEEKVVLVRALKQLRPRIRRLPREYRSEFWDYIKRIEIDGYKNNPSQILYDVEQKVAHYEKGML, from the coding sequence ATGAAAAATAGTGATCAAAAAAATCGATACTTTCCGGTTTACATTGATCTGCATCAGAAACCGTGCCTTGTTGTAGGAGGTGGCAGTGTTGCCCAGCGTAAGACAGAATCTCTGCTCAGTGCCGGTGCAGAGATACGCATTATAGCACCTCAGGTAACTTCAGAATTGAAAATGCTTAATCAAAGCAAAAAGATACAGTGGATTCCAGGTACGTATGATACATCATATGTGGACCGAGTAACATTAGTTATTGCTGCGACCAGTGATCCCAATGTTAATCAAAAAGTGTATGACGACTGTGCAGATAGAAATATCCTGGTTAATGTAGTGGATGAACCGCAAAGGTGCTCATTCATTGTCCCTGCTGTTTTAAATCGTGGTGATATACAAGTCTCTGTAAGCACCGGTGGAGCAGCCCCAACGCTTGCCGGGCAGATAAGGGACAAAATAGCCGAAGTAATTACTGAAGAAAAGGTGGTATTGGTAAGAGCTCTTAAACAATTACGGCCGCGTATCAGGCGCTTACCAAGGGAATACAGATCTGAATTTTGGGATTACATTAAACGGATCGAGATTGATGGTTATAAAAATAATCCTTCTCAGATCTTGTATGATGTAGAACAGAAGGTCGCTCACTACGAGAAGGGTATGCTTTAG
- the hemA gene encoding glutamyl-tRNA reductase: MEKYQNIRHVAVLGINHRTSDCELRERLLINEPELESALHYLRSMEGIEEALILSTCNRVELYVAGANIIAMYDTLTEFLVSYHKVKLSTFEDHIYFYHCRKAVEHLFKVVSSLDSMVIGESQILHQVKKAYRHACRQETAGLVLNKLFHSAMRVGKRVRNETEINEGSLSVASVAIDFAKNRLSHLNTSTAMVIGAGEMARLTARHLHASGLSTIYFANRTVKNAQKMADDFGGKAIPLTEINTVLADCDIVISSTGAQEQIIKQADLKSAMIKRNHYPVILIDIAAPRDIEPKCGALKNVDLFGIDEISQVIQNTINSRSGKIASALDIIEQEVSGFCDWYNTRKVVPAIIHLRESFESIRDKELERYKNQFSAIPESSRQSIFRFAETLTEKLLYVPSSILKENSKRQQ, translated from the coding sequence ATGGAAAAATACCAAAATATCAGACATGTTGCTGTTCTTGGAATAAATCACCGGACCAGTGATTGTGAACTCAGAGAGCGGCTGCTAATTAATGAGCCTGAACTGGAAAGTGCTCTTCATTATCTTCGCTCAATGGAGGGTATTGAAGAGGCTTTGATCCTCTCAACATGTAACAGAGTCGAGTTGTATGTGGCAGGGGCGAATATAATCGCAATGTATGATACCCTGACGGAATTTTTGGTTTCCTACCATAAGGTAAAACTGTCAACATTTGAAGATCACATCTATTTTTACCATTGCCGAAAAGCTGTTGAACATCTGTTTAAAGTTGTTTCAAGTCTTGATTCGATGGTAATCGGGGAGTCGCAGATACTTCATCAGGTGAAAAAGGCTTATCGTCATGCATGCAGACAGGAAACTGCAGGCCTTGTGCTAAATAAACTCTTTCATTCTGCCATGAGAGTTGGGAAAAGGGTTAGAAATGAAACCGAAATAAATGAGGGAAGTTTATCTGTTGCTTCAGTTGCTATCGATTTTGCCAAAAACAGACTCTCGCATCTAAACACTTCTACTGCTATGGTGATTGGAGCCGGGGAAATGGCCAGGCTTACAGCGCGCCATCTTCATGCTTCCGGGCTTAGTACTATTTACTTTGCAAACAGAACAGTAAAAAACGCTCAGAAAATGGCCGACGATTTTGGTGGAAAAGCAATCCCCCTTACAGAAATCAATACAGTGTTAGCTGATTGCGATATAGTTATATCTTCCACAGGGGCACAGGAGCAAATTATTAAGCAAGCTGATCTGAAATCCGCAATGATTAAGCGAAACCATTATCCTGTCATTTTAATAGACATCGCAGCTCCAAGAGATATTGAGCCAAAATGTGGAGCTTTGAAAAATGTCGATTTATTCGGTATTGATGAAATATCACAGGTGATACAGAATACTATTAATTCCCGTTCCGGAAAAATCGCATCGGCTTTGGATATTATTGAACAAGAAGTTTCAGGTTTTTGTGATTGGTATAACACACGAAAAGTGGTCCCTGCAATTATACACTTACGGGAGTCTTTTGAAAGCATTCGCGATAAAGAGCTTGAGCGTTATAAGAATCAATTTTCAGCTATACCTGAGTCTTCACGGCAATCGATATTTCGTTTTGCAGAAACACTTACGGAAAAATTACTTTACGTACCGTCCAGCATATTAAAAGAAAACAGTAAAAGGCAGCAATAA
- a CDS encoding Ig-like domain-containing protein gives MNNRFFRFVAIVLLFVGSVTLHAQTSAFSRYDQSGPHRAQRVRNVGPRGAYDVFRPRNLGANGMVHPIITWGNGTGASVATYARFLEHLATHGFVVVASRSSSTGSGQEMADGVRWLLRENQSTGSDYYQRLNPEAIGATGHSQGGAGTINAAKLEERITSIAPLAPATFTFPYFYSTADITVPMFLMVGANDNLANPRSVRSRSWNTFGDNEIGLYGELAGAGHFEQTGSGGKFKKYVTAWFDATLFYNSDAIEMIFDSRNGALHNRPTEWSRLEHQNLGDFEPITNEPPVVSIVLPSEENREVLEGSSVALLAHATDPDGTVEKVEFFAGFRKIGEREGGTFGYFRVVWSDISAGVYRVVARATDDQGATAFSDPITITVLENNRWFSSPLIAITPSDYEAEHTHTTSVQLDIDDMGSENEISAVEIYANDKKISEFTAPPYNFTWTEMDEGVYTITAVATDNTGVKGVSEEITVAVKNQEITRPEVGFSYKEINNGGAPIALEIDVDAVADPKAYISAVEILSNHEVIAVLEQAPFSFRWDDVEEGEYKLSAVATDNVGNLSLSEEVEVTIGAATSARTPSAFLQPGAKLNRNSLALTVPEGETINVKVFNLRGAQVFSQAYSSSSQIPLKELGVNGTYILRVKNNRHEIMNRKVRITH, from the coding sequence ATGAATAATCGCTTTTTTCGTTTTGTTGCTATTGTTTTGTTATTTGTTGGTTCTGTTACCCTACATGCACAGACAAGTGCGTTTTCGAGATATGATCAAAGTGGTCCCCATAGAGCTCAAAGGGTCCGAAATGTAGGTCCTCGCGGAGCGTATGATGTTTTTCGGCCAAGAAATCTTGGGGCAAATGGGATGGTGCACCCGATTATCACCTGGGGAAATGGAACAGGAGCATCTGTTGCAACCTATGCCAGGTTTCTGGAACACCTGGCAACCCATGGGTTTGTCGTCGTTGCATCCAGAAGCAGCTCAACAGGATCGGGGCAGGAGATGGCAGATGGTGTGAGATGGTTGCTGCGGGAAAATCAGAGTACAGGCAGTGATTACTATCAGCGATTAAACCCTGAGGCCATCGGTGCTACAGGTCACTCTCAGGGGGGAGCTGGTACTATTAATGCAGCTAAATTGGAAGAGCGCATAACAAGCATTGCCCCTTTAGCGCCTGCTACATTTACCTTTCCCTATTTCTACTCCACAGCTGACATAACGGTTCCTATGTTTTTAATGGTTGGTGCCAACGATAACCTCGCAAATCCAAGATCTGTCAGGTCAAGAAGCTGGAATACCTTTGGCGATAATGAGATCGGGTTGTACGGAGAACTTGCAGGTGCCGGTCATTTTGAGCAGACTGGTAGTGGTGGAAAGTTCAAAAAGTATGTAACTGCCTGGTTTGACGCCACCTTGTTTTACAATTCCGATGCAATTGAGATGATTTTTGACTCCAGAAATGGTGCTTTGCACAACAGGCCCACGGAGTGGTCAAGGCTTGAGCACCAAAACCTTGGAGATTTTGAACCAATTACAAATGAACCACCAGTGGTATCGATAGTTCTTCCTTCAGAGGAAAACAGAGAGGTGCTTGAAGGATCTTCTGTTGCGCTTCTGGCTCATGCAACAGATCCGGATGGAACGGTCGAAAAGGTAGAATTCTTTGCTGGATTTAGAAAAATCGGAGAAAGAGAAGGTGGCACATTTGGCTATTTTCGGGTCGTATGGAGTGATATTAGTGCTGGAGTATATCGGGTTGTGGCACGTGCAACCGATGATCAGGGGGCAACAGCTTTTTCTGATCCTATCACTATAACCGTCTTAGAAAACAATCGATGGTTTAGTTCACCACTAATTGCCATCACACCGTCTGACTATGAAGCAGAGCATACCCATACCACATCTGTTCAGTTGGACATAGATGATATGGGTTCGGAAAATGAGATCAGTGCAGTCGAGATCTATGCCAATGACAAAAAGATCAGTGAGTTTACAGCTCCTCCATACAACTTTACCTGGACAGAAATGGATGAAGGTGTTTATACCATAACCGCAGTTGCCACTGATAACACGGGGGTAAAAGGGGTTTCAGAGGAGATCACTGTAGCGGTAAAAAATCAGGAAATCACACGGCCTGAGGTTGGCTTCTCATATAAAGAGATAAATAATGGTGGTGCACCAATAGCTTTGGAAATTGATGTTGATGCTGTAGCTGATCCAAAGGCTTATATATCTGCAGTGGAAATACTTAGCAATCATGAGGTGATTGCAGTACTGGAGCAAGCGCCCTTCTCATTTCGTTGGGATGATGTAGAAGAGGGAGAGTATAAGCTCTCTGCTGTAGCTACTGATAATGTAGGAAATCTTTCGCTCTCTGAGGAGGTTGAAGTTACGATCGGTGCAGCAACATCGGCAAGAACTCCCTCTGCGTTTCTACAGCCCGGGGCGAAGTTAAATAGAAATTCACTAGCTCTAACCGTCCCCGAAGGAGAAACGATTAACGTAAAGGTATTCAACTTAAGGGGAGCGCAGGTGTTTTCCCAGGCCTATTCCAGTTCCAGTCAGATTCCTTTAAAGGAATTGGGGGTTAATGGAACCTATATACTGCGGGTAAAAAATAACAGGCATGAGATAATGAACAGAAAAGTAAGAATAACCCATTAA